The Orcinus orca chromosome 1, mOrcOrc1.1, whole genome shotgun sequence DNA window aaagtcacctcattaatatAACAAAAGACAGCTCTATGGTTTCCTTAGGAAATTCCAAGCGTTttaagagctctgtgccagaaatgaggATGAAGACCAaaactatattttttattataaatcacagtattacAGTAATAATCTTAATAACCCCTCGTATTTTACCAGTTACAAGGTGCTTTCACaaatatctcatttgatcctgagGATAGCCATCTAGGAGAAGTGTGGGTGAGTGATTGTCATTTCAATTTTACAGATATAGAAACTGAGACTGGGAGATTTGCCCAAGGTCGTGCAGCTACTAAGTAACCCAGGGCTCCATGATAAAAAAATTTCCAGGTGGAGGGCTTGTCTACCAAGGCTGTGTAAAATCATCCACTGGGaccatgaaaaaatatttgaactttTCTCTATATTTGTCTCATCCTTTAAAATCATCTACATTttacgtttgttttctaacttATATAATGTTAGGATGATGCTGCATATTGATTGCttataaataacatatatgtattatatgacgagctcaaataaaactttaaacttttcattaaaGTATGCTTTCATGAAAGTATCTAGAAAAGTGTAAATATCATGAGTGCACcgctcaatgaattttcacaaactgaacacaccAAGGTAAGCAGCTGtcaaatcaagaaacagaatattaccAGTGATATTACCACGGTCTCCCTTCTGCTCCCTCCCATTTATTACCATCCACCCCCAACTCCTGTAACAGCTATCCTGATCTCTACAACACAGATTTGCTTTGCTAGTTTTTGCACGTTATGTAAAtgatataaatggaaccatacagcaTGCTTTATGTTGAGCCATATGAAATGGTCAATATTCAGCAGTTTTTGATCTTCATAAAGACAATTTCATGTGGTTCATCCTAATACTTTGTgtgtctttcctttctccctcacttAATTTTTACTTGTGAGAATCATCTATGTTGATGTGTGTAGCTGTACATCATTCATACACATCACCGTATGCTATCACATTACGTGACTGTACCACAATTAGTTTATTCATTGATGGGCATTTGTATAGTTTCTGATatgtggctattatgaataatacttgAATGAACATTCTAATATCTGACTTTTAGTGACCACGTGccgggtatatgcctaggagagGAGTTCCTCCGTCATTGGCTTTCCTGATATTCAGCTTCAGTAATTGCTGccaaagagttttccaaagtggctgcaccaatttgcactCCCGCAACCTCTCCAACACTGCAcattctgtctttttaattttagctcttCCAGCGGGCGTACTGTTAGAGGTTTTAATTTGTACTTCTCTGATGAATAATGAGGTGAACATGCCTTTATCATGGGCTCATTGGTCATGctcaaatattttgtattaaaagGTAGTGCACCGTAAAGAGCTTCAAGACTTGGGAAGAGTGGGATATTTTCTCTAATAGCCTGGACTACTTTTTTCTCAGACTGCTGTGCGGGAGGAAGTCCCTGTCTTCTGGTGCTGAGAccaggggaaagggagtgggcCCAAATGGAGAGGGGACATGAAgacttccccttctcccttccgCAGGGTTGGCTCTGGGTGTGAGAAACTTGTTCTGCAACCAGCACTCAGTTTTCTGCCCTGATGTGGTGTGTTCCTGGTCCTGGGGTCCTGGGGCAGATGTCTTTTCAGTGAGGCAAAGGCTGTTTTCACTACATTCAGAGCAACCTGTTAGGAATTTAAGTGCAAGACTAAGTGAGACTTAAAGGACTAATAAAATATCGAGTCCAAACTTCCTATAACCTTCTTGGGTAGTCATTGGCCTCTTCTTGCATACTTTCAGCGAAGGTGAACTCACTACTGCATGTGAAATCCTTTTCATTGCTGGGCTATTTAATTCCTGATATGAACAGAAATCTGCCTTTCTGTACCCTGAACTCATGGACCCATGCTCTTTCCTCTGGGATCACATTTGAAAGGTCTGAAGACAGCTGTCGTGTGCCCTCTAAGTCTTGCCATCTTTGTATGAAACTCCCCCATTTCTCACTCACAGCTCACGTGACAAGAGGCCTCACCCTTCTGCTCACATTCATTTGGATAGAGTAAAAGTTGGTCAGTGTCTGCCTTCAAGGGCAGTGTCCAGGAGGAGACTCCAGAGGCTGCTGACCTGTCCAGCTCTGTTGCAGATGCATCTCTCTCTGTGTTAGCACAGAGAGAGCTGCATCTGCTCCCAGCCTCCACATGGCCAGACCCTTCAGATCATTCACTTTTCCATTCAGACCTCATGTGCTAAGTTAGGCTTTTCCAGACTACCTGACTAGACAGACTTCCTCACCAGACACTGTCTCGTCATCTTGTTTTATTctctacattttcttatttatgcaTTTGTTTAGTTGCTTTTCGTCTGTCTTCCTGCATTCATCTAAGCTCTGGGAGGCAGATCTTTATGTATCTCATTCATCACTGTATCTCCAGTGCTTGGAACAGTGCTGGCCCATACAAGGCTCTcagattttctttaaaggaaagaaatggtgGGGTCCAGATTTGAATTCCGGCAGTCGGATTCCTGAGCTTACGTCCTGAACCCCCATGCACGTTGCCCCCAccccatacattatttaactCTGTCTTGCACATTTAGCCTTCCTCCCACTCTGTTAGATGCTACATCTCTGTGCTCTTGCCTTCGCAAGCACCTGGCTTTGGCTGGGCCCCAGTGTGTGCGGCCATCTCTGACTCAGGCCCAGCGCTTCCATGGCCAGTAGGTGGTGCTGTTGGGAAGAGAAAAGGGGTCCCCAGGGCTTTTAAAGGCTGGCCAGTGGTTGAGACTGttggagaggaggagagatgggggtCTTCAGGTTAGATAGCTCTGCCAGCCCACCTGCCTCTTCTTCTAGCCATTTCCAGGTGTGAGGCCAGTGTctgtgggagagaagagagagcaggAGTGGGTGAGTCCAGACCTGGTGCCCATTGGCTGAGATGTCCTGGGGCTAATGATGGtagtggggatggagagggaagACGTGGGGATATCCCCCACTATACTACCTCTCTAAGCCAGGACCTGCCAGTTCGTACTTATACAGGGCTGATCTGGGCACCTGCCTGTTGATCTAATGTCCTccagccaacacacacacacacacgcagaatGGGGCTAGAGAGGGGCACCAGGCCGCAGGCACTAAGACTTCTGGGCTTGCAGTTTTCCGGAGAGGTCTTCCTATTCCAACCTTGGGCTGCAAATTTCTCCAGTGTGGAGAGTCTCATCTGCTCTCCATCTGTATTCCCGTACCATCAAGCATCGTGTCTTATACATGCAGGTACCTGGTTAGGGTGATCATATCGTCTTGGTTCATGGGGGACTATCCCAATGTTAACACCAAAGTCTGGCATCCTGGGAACCCCTTCAGTTCCAGGACAGCCAGGATGAGTTTTGTCACCCTAACAATAAAAGAAGCCTCCTTCATCTCTGCCTCAGAGGACATGCTGGTTGGCTGACTCCGAGAGTTTCTAAAACTTAATGTGGTTGGTCCTATGAAGACAGCCAAAGAGCACAGCCAGGCCCATGGGCCATCATCTGGGGCTCTCGTGCTGACAGGAGACACAGGCCACTCACACACAAGGCAGCTGTAAGGGACCACAGACCCCTAGGGACCAGTGTGGGTGCATGGCGCCCAGGCTGAAGTGCTGCAGGGGTCTCCCTCTACACTTAGGAAGTGGGCCTGACATCATGGAaggtttcctggaggaagtgagttTGAAACACATGGGTCGGAAGACACAAGCAGGAGGAGGATCCTGGATTGGAGAGGGGCAGGTGCAGGTGGTAAGGAGGCTACGATGGTTGTCAGGTGCACATGAGCGTGGAACAGATGGACCACACTGGCTCAGGAGAGAAGGGAGGTCCAGAAGGCGAGGTAGTAAGGAATAAAGGGGAAACAGATGTGCTAAACCCTGGCTGAGAAGATTGGATTTGGAAGCTAGTGAGGAATTACTGTAAGGTGCCACTCAGGGCTGAAGTGTTTGGCCCAAAACACATACTTAGAAAAGTCCTAAATTTGGGGGAGCCACTTCTCATCACTTACCtgtcctcctcctttcctttagCCTCAAGCCATGGTCCCTCTGCTGGTCTTCAGGAGTTTGGACCCCCGAAGGGCCTCTGGGGAATATATTAGAGGTCAGAGTAATTTCCTCTGTCTCCTGACCTCGGGGTCAGGTCTTCTGAATCTCCCTGTCCCACTAGGCTCCTCTGGCCCCAGTCCCAACTCTGCCCAAGAGAATTAGATGAGTGAGGTGAGTCTCAGTGCTAGACAAGCAGAGCGAAGCTTAGCTGTCACACTGGTATCATCACCCCCTAGTTGTACACCTCCAGTTCATAGAAGCATGACAAGTCCAAAAGCAGCTCCTGTCACCAGCAAACAGATCTCATCATATGAATTTTCTTAAACTGAACCCAAATTTGTAATTTCAGCCTATTTCTCTTCCAACTCCATCCCTTGCAAACTCACAGAAATCCATTTCCTCCCTCACAAAAGCACTTAAAATACTTGAGCAAGGCTATCCTGCTCCTTCGGCCAATTTCTTCTCTAGACTAAATAGATTTCAATAGTTGTTACAGTGAAAGTCCTCAGTCCACGGTTCCATCATGCATCCCCCTCCCCTGGGGCCTCTGGAGCCTGGCACGGGGCCTGTGCAGAGTGGTTCTCCACAAACAGCTACCGAAGGAGTGGATGAATCCCACCACCCTCCCTTATGCTCTTGTCAGTTTGCATCTTCTTCTCTCGGCACACAGAGCCCATGGGTCCCACACTTGTCACATATTGAGTTAACTGGGTCAAAAGTTGAAGTCAAATCAAGTTAGAGAAAAATTAAAGGTTTATGGTACGAACAAAAGGACAGTTTGCAGAACTGGAAGACTTCTAGCAGAAAGTGGCAAGAAGCTGAGAAAAAGAGGGTCGTagcttggtttcttttttttctttcttttttttgatgtggaccatttttagagtctttattgaatttgttacaatattgcttctgttttatgttttggttgttTGGCCCTGAAGCATAtgggattttagctccctgaccagggatcaaacccacacccacTGCACTGGGgagcaaagtcttaaccactggaccacccaggAAGTCCCTAGAGCTCTGTTTTGAAAGTGAGGAAGTACATTGATCTCTACCGTGATTGGCCACTAGAAACCTGCATCCCTTTTTGGCTAACGGTGCTACACAAAATTACTCTTTTGTAGCTGATTGGCTGGGAAGCTATGAAATCATGCTGACGTGAGGAAAGCTTAAGTTTGCTTATGGTCAGAAGCCAACAATTTGGGGGAATCAGGACAGTTTTAGTTTTGGTTATGTGGCTGTGGGTGTTTGGTGGAGGGATATATGAAAACTATGGCATCTGTTTGTGGTTTTCTTTAACAGTTGTCAACAAGGACTCCTAGCATCTGGGACTCTCCCTGGTAATACGctccccccccgccaccccccccacccccgcttctgAAAGGCTTCAGCTCAGATGCAAATAGCTGAGGGAGTCTAGGTGCTGTGGGCTTGGTCCTGGCTGTCCCCATGGCCCAGTTCTGTGTCACTAGGGCCCCagctccagcagcagcagcagcgcagGAAGGGCTGGGTCAGAGCTCTGTGAGCATGAGCACGGTGCGGTGGTTCCTATGACAGAGCTTGATGAAGGCCTGCTGGCTCCCTGACGTCTGCTCCCCTATCTGCAATCTGCAGGTTTGTCTCCCTCCATCTGTTGAGGCCTCCCCTGTAATCAGCGGGTTATCCTCTTTTGGATATGGCTGGACTCCCCCTGCTTGTCTGCCCCGTGCTTCCGCTCAGCATCTGAGTGTCTGATCTTGGACTCCAATAtgtgcacactttttttttttcttttttgtggtacacgggcctctcactgttgtggcctctcccgttgcagagcacaggctctggacgcgcaggctcagtggccatggctcacgggcccagccgctccgtggcatgtgggatcttcccggaccggggcacgaacccgcgtcccctgcatcggcaggcggactctcaaccactgcgccaccagggaagccctgtgcacacTTTTAATGCCAGAGATCAAAGACGTTCCTTGGGCTTGAGCCAGGCTGGAAAAATGTCCCAGAACATCCTCAGCCCAGTCAGAAGCTTTCCTGCTGGGAAggctctctggagtctctttgcaggctggggccctggggagcaGCTGGCTTATTCCAAAAttggaaaatggaagagaaaacttGTTCCAAGCAGGCAAGAGAACTGATTCAGACCCCTGGAGATGTTCAGGGACTTGATATGTGCAGGAGGTTTTGGAAAGTGTCCTTTGGTGTGTGTGGCCCGTGGAAAGACAGCTCTCTAGCTCTGCACAGGGATGCTGCCTGCTTGGATCTTCAGCACCTGGCACCTGGTAGGTGATCAGTGAGTGCTTCTTAggttcatgaatgaatgaatgagaagaagACAGCTTCTAGAAACTTCATCTGTGTGCCATGGGCACTTTCCTCATGCAAATAGGAGTCTGTTGTGGAGTCAAGAGAAACTCTGGTTAGAATCTTGACTTCActacttactagctttgtgaggCCTGACCAGTTCCTTAACAAAGGGGCAATATACACCCCCTGAGGCTACTGCCAGGATTCCCTTAGAGAATGTGCGTAGACCTCAGGGCCTGGCACTTGCCACCTGCAGACTCAGTGAGTGCCTGAGGGCTCCATGTTGCCGCTTGAAATCTCCCCCAAGTCATCTTCCAGCTCTTTCTTGCCTTAGAAAATCTCCAAGATTGAGACACTGGGGTGGTCCCAGTGCTGGAAAGACCTCAGTTCAGCCAAACAGCTGAGACCTTGGGCTCCCCTTCAGGGAGGGGCTGTCCTGGCCATCCATGGGGGCACAGCCATACAGGCTGAGGAGAAAGGGGGACCCGGGGGATGAGGGAGGAACCTCTTTACCCCTCAGGAGGCTGGCCCTTGACTCAAGCCTCAGGGCCCAGGTCAGACCTCAGGGCACAGCTGAGAAACCGCCATTGGTTCTCTCCTGTAAGTCTGGAGTCTACTCGGCCCTTTCATGCAACCTCAGAGCCCACAGCCTTGTGTATCCTCCACAACTGGGCAGTGACAGGGTGCAGGGAGGTGACCCAGGATGCCTGACTTTTCTGAAATCTGGCCAGATGGTAGGGCAGAGTTTGTGTTCATCTCAGATGCACACCTAGGTCTTCCCTCTGACAGGGATGCTATGCTTGTGGGTATCATGGCTCTTCCATGTAACTCCCCTCCTACCCATTTTAACCCTTTTGTCTGGAAAACAAGGATCAGAGAGGAAAGATGCTGTAGTGGAAAGAATCCTGGACCTGAAGTTTTGAGGCCCCAGCCCCAGGTGGATTTTCTCAGGTGTAAAATGTGGGCATAGCTGAGCCTATGATATATTGTGGATGGGGGTGAGATGGTCCAGGTGCCCCTTAAGGAGGCTTCTTTGAGCATGGCTGTTCTATGTACCTTAGagggctgtttctttttttttaaaaaacaatgaattaattaatttttggctgcaatgggtctttgctgctgcgcgcgggctttctctacttgcggtgagcggggctactctttgttccagtgtgtgggcttctcattgtggtagcttctttTGTTGCACAACATGGcctctaggcgcccaggcttcaagagttgtggctcaagggctctggagcgcaggcttagtagttgtggcatgcggacttagttgctctgcagcatgtgggatcttccgggaccagggctcgaacccgtgtcccctgcattggcaggtggattgttaaccactgtgccaccagggaagccctggagggctGTTTTTTATTCCTATTCCAGattatcaaaaaaggaaaaaatagccaTCACAAGCACAGCAGGTGGTTGGTTGGTGGAGAGGAATAAGCACACATCAAGTCAGGCGTCAGTTTTAGGATCAGCTTTATTCTGCATTTTACCTTCACCAgggagaagaaagcaaagaaggtGGAGAACAGACCAGCCTGCACCACACAGTCACAAATCACATCTCTAAAGAGTATACATGGTGGAAATAAAGGGCCTAAAGCAGGTCAGCAATGAAGCAAAAAGATCAACCATCAGGACCCCAAACATTTCATCTCATCTTTCCTTATTGGCTGTTTGGAATCAATTTcatttagtttcctttttaaaagcacaGCCAACATTCCAACATCTaatcattttctgttcttttttggggatgcagagacaaaatTACCCAGTTTTTGATTTTTGCAACATCACCAACTCCTTCTCCACAGCCATGGTGGTGGTGATCCACACAAAGACCACCAAAATTCAGTTTGTTTTGAGGCTCAAGTGAGAGGTTGACACTCTGAAAGAAGGATGGAGGCATCCTTGGCTGTTACATGCCCAGGGCTGGGTGAATTTTTGCCCCAAAGGAGCTGAACTAGGCTTCTTTGGTCGCCCCTGATAACCACATCATATTCCTACATCAGAGACATTCTAATAGATTGTTGACAACATTTATTCACAGAGGTTGAGGAAATACAGAAAGAACTGCCTTCAGAGACACAGACCAAGTCCTGGAATACTGAAGAAGCCAGGAGGCAAGAGCAGGGTGAACATAGACATACCCATAGGAGAAGGTCACCATGACAGGGGTTGGAGTTGGGCTGGGATCATCTTCTTGACCCCCAAATGGCATTATGAGCAGCTACTTTCCCTTGCCAGGGGGTAAGCACTTCTCCTGGACTTTCTGTGGGCAAACCTCCACACGTTTTGTCTGAGATATCTCCTGGCATGTCTCCACACACTGAGGTGGGCTTTGGTCTTGACATAGAGGTAGGCATGGGTCTTGGCCTTGCTGTAAGAAGTTTTCTTGGTTTAACTCCTGGCACTGAGGAAGATGCACCTCTTGAGCTTGCGCTGGGCACTTCTTTTGGCAAGGGTGCTGGCATGGGGGGAGGCACACCTCCTCAGCCTTTGCCTGGCAATGCCCTTGGGTCTTTTGAAGACTTGGAGGAGGCACACATGGCTGTTTGCACTGCTGCTTATTAAAGGACATCCTAGGGTGATTTGCAGGACCTGCAACAAACACAAGCTTTGAAATTATTTGCATTAACAGTAACAGGCTGGGAATTGGCGGGATGAAGGATTGTTAGAGGGGAACGGGGAGCGAATGATTATTAACACTAAGAGCTCATTTCTCTGctgatttttattcctttctcttttctatccCTACTTCAGCTCTCTCTGACACCCGTCTCCTAGGTGGGGATATTCTCAGAGATTTTGTCAATATCTATAGGCCCAAACTCCTAAACCCAATCCTTCCAtgggtcttttcattctctcctaTTTGACTAATCTTTTTGAAAATTAGATGCAGGAGACTAGGTAGAATACACAGAATGGTTTGAGAAGCCCAAGAAATGGCAAACCACTTCAAAAATCAGAATAAACTACAGTCCAGTAGAGGAAGAGGATAGTAGCTTCCCCGTCACAGagcagaaagggagagagagggcacAGACGTCCTCACTTACCTGATCTTCAACAACCCTCAACAAAGGATGTGGATGGAGGAGGCTAGCCTGGTAGGGACTTTTATATAGTGCTTGGTCCAGCCTCCTGCAAGACAGACTGGCCACGTGGGCTGAGGTCTTAATTGTGGAGTCACCATAACAAGCTTCCTCTGAAATTGCCATGGATTGAGTCACTGCTTGGGATGCCTGTTAATCAGCCTCCATTTTGACCTCTGGGTCCTCATCAGGCCTCAGCAGGGAGGGGCTTCTGTCATAtctctcttctatttttattttttttttaattttaattttatttttattgagtataattgctttacaatggtatgttagtttcagattcacaacaaaatgaatcagttatatatatacatatgttcccatatctcttcctgcttgcgtctccctccctcccaccctccctatcccacccctccaggtggtcacaaagcaccgagctgatctccctgtgctatacggctgcttcccactagctatctacattacgtttggtagtgtatatatgtccatgcctctctctcgctttgtcacagtttacccttccccctccccataccctcaagtccattctctagtaagtctgtgtctttattcctgtttcacccctaggttcttcatgacatttttttttcttaaattccatatatatgtgttagcatatggtatttgtctttctctttctgacttacttcactctgtatgacagactctaggtccatccacctcattacaaatagctcaatttcgcttctttttatggctgagtaatattccattgtatatatgtgccacatcttctttatccattcatccgatgatggacacttaggttgtttccatctctgggctattgtaaatagagctgcaatgaacattttggtacatgactccttttgaattatggttttctcagggtatatgcccagtagtgggattgctgggtcatatggtagttctatttgtagttttttaaggaacctccatactgttctccacagtggctgtatcaatttacattcccaccaacagtgtaagagggttcccttttctccacaccctctccaggatttactatttgtagattttttgttgatggccattctgactggtgtgagatgatatctcattgtagttttgatttgcatttctctaatgattagtgatgttgagcattctttcatgtgtttgttggcagtctgtatatattctttggagaaatgtctatttaggtcttctgctcatttttggattgggttgtttgtttttttgttattaagctgcctgagctgtttataaattttggagattaatcctttgtcagttgcttcatttgcaaatattttctcccattctgagggtgctcttttggtcttgtttatggtttcctttgttgcacaaaagcttttaagtttcattaggtcccatttgtttatttttgtttttatttccattactctaggaggtgggtcaaaaaggaccttgctgtgatttatgttatagagtgtcctgcctatgctttcctctaagagtttgatagtttctggccttacatttaggtctttaatccattttgagcttatttttgtgtatggtgttagggagtgatctaatctcatacttttacatgtacctgtccagttttcccagcaccacttattgaagaggctgtcctttctccactgtacattcctgcctcctttatcaaagataaagtgaccatacgtgtgcgggtttatctctgggctttctatcctgttccattgatctatatttctgtttttgtgccagtaccatactgtcttgattactgtagctttgtagtatagtctgcagtcaggaagcctgattcctccagctccgtttttcgttctcaatattgctttggctattcggggtcttttgtgtttccatacaaattgtgaaattttgtgttctagttctgtgaaaaatgccagtggtagtttgatagggattgcattgaatctgtagattgctttgggtagtagagtcattttcacaatgttgattcttccaatccaagaacatggtatatctttccatctatttgtatcatctttaatttctttcatcagtgtcttataattttctgcatacaggtcttttgtctccttaggtagatttattcctaggtattttattctttttgttgcaatggtaaatgggagtgttttcttgatttcactttcagatttttcatccttagtggataggaatgccagagatttctgtgcattaattttgtatcctgctactttaccaaattcattgattatctataatagttttctggtagcatctttaggattctctatgtatagtatcatgtcatctgcaaagagtgacagctttacttcttcctttctgatttggattcctcttatttccttttcttctccgattgctgtggctaaagcttccaaaactatgttgaataagagtggtgagagtgggcaaccttgtcttgtttctgatcttagtggaaatgctttcagtttttcaccattgaggacgatgttggctgtgggtttgtcatatatgacatttattatgttgaggaaagttccctctatgcctactttctgcagggtttttatcataaatgggtgttgaattttgttgaaagctttctctgcatctattgagatgatcatatggtttttctccttcaatttgttaagagggtgtatcacgttgattgatttgcgtatattgaagaatccttgcattcctggaataaaccccacttgatcatggtgtatgatccatttaatgtgctgttggattctgtttgctagtattttgttgaggatttttgcatctatgttcatcagtgatactggcctgtagtttcctttctttgtgacatccttgtctggttttggtatcaggatgatggtgacctcgtagaatgagttggggagtgttcctccctctgctatattttggaagagtttgagaaggataggtgatagctcttctctaaatttttgatagaattcgcctgtgaagccatctggtcctgggcttttgtttgttggaagatttttaatcacagtttcaatttcagtgcttgtgattggtctgttcatattttctatttcttcctgattcagtcttggcaggttgtgcctttctaagaatttgtccatttcttccaggttgtccattttattgccatagagttgcttgttgtactctctcatgatcttttgtatttctgcagtgtcagttgttccttctcctttttcatttctaattctattgatttcagtcttctccctttttttcttgatgagtctggctaatggtttatcaattttgtttatcctttcaaagaaccagcttttagttttattgatctttgctatcgtgtccttcatttctttttcatttagttctgatctgatttttatgatttctttccttctgctaacttcggggtttttttgttcttctttctctaattgctttaggtgcaaagttaggttgtttattcgagatgtttcctgttttttaaggtaggattgtattgctatatacttccctc harbors:
- the PRR9 gene encoding proline-rich protein 9, whose product is MSFNKQQCKQPCVPPPSLQKTQGHCQAKAEEVCLPPCQHPCQKKCPAQAQEVHLPQCQELNQENFLQQGQDPCLPLCQDQSPPQCVETCQEISQTKRVEVCPQKVQEKCLPPGKGK